The following coding sequences lie in one Arabidopsis thaliana chromosome 3, partial sequence genomic window:
- a CDS encoding pre-mRNA-splicing factor produces MDTELNSPPHDDGGDTTTAFRKPSNDGTSRKYRRRALADDGSSSSDGSPERNQSPNPKHSRKDSEPVHVRKEDRWESDRSRYGRGGVDSHRHDRYSRDDNYGYKRDEYNRHGRDARSTSRDSRGGRHSDRRRVETEYSRLRNDSDRSSHDKYSNSGHRVKSNEKGEDLSSGRRHSDSRVEDNEKRGSRWGFGDRHSRVERKEHEDPEISKEKEVHVKSSRDRSDGKCLATEDRDTHSKKLKGFISDKFTTGNTNAEEKQTSILKPSPGDVDAAKVAAMQAAELGNTVLMLF; encoded by the exons ATGGACACCGAACTGAATTCTCCTCCGcatgatgatggtggtgataCCACTACCGCTTTTCGAAAGCCTTCCAATGACGGGACTAGCAGAAAATATCGCCGTCGAGCTTTAGCTGACGATGGCTCATCTTCATCTGATG GAAGTCCTGAACGTAATCAGAGCCCTAATCCAAAGCATTCTAGGAAAGATTCTGAACCAGTTCATGTGAGGAAAGAGGATAGATGGGAATCTGATCGCAGTCGTTATGGTAGAGGAGGTGTTGATTCACATAGACATGATAGGTACTCTAGGGATGATAATTACGGATATAAGCGTGATGAGTATAACAGACATGGGAGGGATGCGCGTTCTACTAGCCGTGATTCAAGAGGTGGCAGACATTCTGACCGTAGAAGAGTGGAGACTGAATATAGCAGGTTAAGAAATGACTCAGACAGAAGTTCCCATGATAAGTATAGCAACTCTGGACATAGAGTCAAAAGTAACGAGAAAGGTGAAGATTTGTCATCTGGTAGGAGACACTCAGACTCAAGAGTGGAGGATAATGAGAAAAGAGGTTCTCGCTGGGGTTTTGGTGACCGTCATTCCCGTGTTGAAAGAAAGGAACATGAGGACCCTGAGATTAGCAAGGAGAAGGAGGTTCATGTCAAATCTTCAAGAGACCGTTCTGATGGGAAATGTTTGGCTACAGAGGATCGAGATACTCATTCTAAGAAACTGAAGGGTTTCATATCAGACAAGTTTACTACTGGCAATACTAATG CAGAAGAGAAACAGACATCAATCTTAAAGCCTTCCCCCGGTGATGTTGATGCTGCAAAAGTTGCAGCTATGCAGGCTGCTGAATTAGGTAATACTGTTTTGATGCTATTCTAA
- a CDS encoding pre-mRNA-splicing factor gives MDTELNSPPHDDGGDTTTAFRKPSNDGTSRKYRRRALADDGSSSSDGSPERNQSPNPKHSRKDSEPVHVRKEDRWESDRSRYGRGGVDSHRHDRYSRDDNYGYKRDEYNRHGRDARSTSRDSRGGRHSDRRRVETEYSRLRNDSDRSSHDKYSNSGHRVKSNEKGEDLSSGRRHSDSRVEDNEKRGSRWGFGDRHSRVERKEHEDPEISKEKEVHVKSSRDRSDGKCLATEDRDTHSKKLKGFISDKFTTGNTNEEKQTSILKPSPGDVDAAKVAAMQAAELGNTVLMLF, from the exons ATGGACACCGAACTGAATTCTCCTCCGcatgatgatggtggtgataCCACTACCGCTTTTCGAAAGCCTTCCAATGACGGGACTAGCAGAAAATATCGCCGTCGAGCTTTAGCTGACGATGGCTCATCTTCATCTGATG GAAGTCCTGAACGTAATCAGAGCCCTAATCCAAAGCATTCTAGGAAAGATTCTGAACCAGTTCATGTGAGGAAAGAGGATAGATGGGAATCTGATCGCAGTCGTTATGGTAGAGGAGGTGTTGATTCACATAGACATGATAGGTACTCTAGGGATGATAATTACGGATATAAGCGTGATGAGTATAACAGACATGGGAGGGATGCGCGTTCTACTAGCCGTGATTCAAGAGGTGGCAGACATTCTGACCGTAGAAGAGTGGAGACTGAATATAGCAGGTTAAGAAATGACTCAGACAGAAGTTCCCATGATAAGTATAGCAACTCTGGACATAGAGTCAAAAGTAACGAGAAAGGTGAAGATTTGTCATCTGGTAGGAGACACTCAGACTCAAGAGTGGAGGATAATGAGAAAAGAGGTTCTCGCTGGGGTTTTGGTGACCGTCATTCCCGTGTTGAAAGAAAGGAACATGAGGACCCTGAGATTAGCAAGGAGAAGGAGGTTCATGTCAAATCTTCAAGAGACCGTTCTGATGGGAAATGTTTGGCTACAGAGGATCGAGATACTCATTCTAAGAAACTGAAGGGTTTCATATCAGACAAGTTTACTACTGGCAATACTAATG AAGAGAAACAGACATCAATCTTAAAGCCTTCCCCCGGTGATGTTGATGCTGCAAAAGTTGCAGCTATGCAGGCTGCTGAATTAGGTAATACTGTTTTGATGCTATTCTAA
- the SIB1 gene encoding sigma factor binding protein 1 (sigma factor binding protein 1 (SIB1); CONTAINS InterPro DOMAIN/s: VQ (InterPro:IPR008889); BEST Arabidopsis thaliana protein match is: VQ motif-containing protein (TAIR:AT2G41180.1); Has 66 Blast hits to 66 proteins in 11 species: Archae - 0; Bacteria - 0; Metazoa - 0; Fungi - 0; Plants - 66; Viruses - 0; Other Eukaryotes - 0 (source: NCBI BLink).), with amino-acid sequence MESSSSTFLTTTSLDKKKPSPVSRKSPKQKKKTTSTNKPIKVRYISNPMRVQTCASKFRELVQELTGQDAVDLQPEPIYSPSSDDHNLSPPAENLAPRVLHQEPFGERDSDCYEPLNAEDMFLPDQMSAGFSGFFSNGFYNVNDFGSIDSM; translated from the coding sequence ATGGAGTCATCATCGTCGACTTTTCTCACCACGACAAGCTTAGACAAGAAAAAACCATCTCCGGTTTCAAGAAAATCaccaaagcaaaagaagaagacgacttCGACGAATAAACCCATCAAAGTTCGTTACATCTCAAACCCCATGAGAGTTCAAACTTGTGCTTCTAAGTTCAGAGAGCTCGTTCAAGAACTCACAGGCCAAGACGCCGTCGATCTTCAACCGGAGCCCATCTATTCCCCTTCCTCCGACGACCACAACCTTTCTCCACCGGCGGAGAATCTTGCGCCACGTGTTCTTCATCAGGAGCCGTTCGGTGAGAGAGACAGTGATTGTTATGAGCCGTTGAATGCGGAAGACATGTTTTTACCTGATCAGATGTCGGCAggtttttctgggtttttctCTAATGGGTTTTACAATGTCAATGACTTTGGAAGCATCGATTCTATGTGA
- a CDS encoding Putative endonuclease or glycosyl hydrolase (Putative endonuclease or glycosyl hydrolase; BEST Arabidopsis thaliana protein match is: Putative endonuclease or glycosyl hydrolase (TAIR:AT3G62050.1); Has 138 Blast hits to 136 proteins in 13 species: Archae - 0; Bacteria - 0; Metazoa - 0; Fungi - 0; Plants - 138; Viruses - 0; Other Eukaryotes - 0 (source: NCBI BLink).), whose amino-acid sequence MNSAIEKIPCGKTFVLWDVEVCPIPDGLGPHDVFSNIKRVLMDNGYRGDVSTTPYTDLTKSNGEFNGIPVRHLSAGDRDARLEVYMIDLYSCVVKEDGPLNLMLFVGDISSRSKDFFRVFRLLQSSSSDSSVPLSLTQDGICKALTFGEEVIIRECGERRKVPNSD is encoded by the exons ATGAATTCTGCAATTGAAAAAATCCCAT GTGGGAAAACATTCGTCTTATGGGACGTCGAGGTTTGCCCTATCCCTGATGGTCTTGGTCCTCATGATGTTTTCAGTAACATAAAACGTGTCCTTATGGATAATGGTTATCGTGGTGATGTCTCAACTACACCTTATACCGATTTGACAAAATCAAATGGTGAGTTTAATGGTATTCCTGTCCGTCACCTATCCGCAG GAGATAGAGATGCGAGACTTGAGGTGTATATGATAGACTTATATTCTTGTGTTGTGAAGGAAGATGGACCATTAAATTTGATGCTATTTGTCGGCGACATCTCATCACGCAGCAAGGACTTCTTCAGGGTTTTTCGTTTGTTGCAATCTAGCTCATCAGACTCATCAGTACCGCTATCTTTAACCCAAGATGGGATTTGCAAGGCCCTGACATTTGGAGAAGAGGTTATCATCAGGGAATGTGGGGAGCGTCGGAAGGTTCCAAATTCTGACTAG
- a CDS encoding pre-mRNA-splicing factor (unknown protein; Has 6239 Blast hits to 4635 proteins in 365 species: Archae - 6; Bacteria - 230; Metazoa - 3389; Fungi - 659; Plants - 656; Viruses - 13; Other Eukaryotes - 1286 (source: NCBI BLink).) — translation MDTELNSPPHDDGGDTTTAFRKPSNDGTSRKYRRRALADDGSSSSDGSPERNQSPNPKHSRKDSEPVHVRKEDRWESDRSRYGRGGVDSHRHDRYSRDDNYGYKRDEYNRHGRDARSTSRDSRGGRHSDRRRVETEYSRLRNDSDRSSHDKYSNSGHRVKSNEKGEDLSSGRRHSDSRVEDNEKRGSRWGFGDRHSRVERKEHEDPEISKEKEVHVKSSRDRSDGKCLATEDRDTHSKKLKGFISDKFTTGNTNEEKQTSILKPSPGDVDAAKVAAMQAAELVNKNLVGTGYLTTDQKKKLLWGKKKSTASEESAHRWDNASALIGDPERQEKFNKLMGVKAKVVNQEQNLGEVEAEKQKELQMDLEKQYTAGLRRRDGRTVGLGL, via the exons ATGGACACCGAACTGAATTCTCCTCCGcatgatgatggtggtgataCCACTACCGCTTTTCGAAAGCCTTCCAATGACGGGACTAGCAGAAAATATCGCCGTCGAGCTTTAGCTGACGATGGCTCATCTTCATCTGATG GAAGTCCTGAACGTAATCAGAGCCCTAATCCAAAGCATTCTAGGAAAGATTCTGAACCAGTTCATGTGAGGAAAGAGGATAGATGGGAATCTGATCGCAGTCGTTATGGTAGAGGAGGTGTTGATTCACATAGACATGATAGGTACTCTAGGGATGATAATTACGGATATAAGCGTGATGAGTATAACAGACATGGGAGGGATGCGCGTTCTACTAGCCGTGATTCAAGAGGTGGCAGACATTCTGACCGTAGAAGAGTGGAGACTGAATATAGCAGGTTAAGAAATGACTCAGACAGAAGTTCCCATGATAAGTATAGCAACTCTGGACATAGAGTCAAAAGTAACGAGAAAGGTGAAGATTTGTCATCTGGTAGGAGACACTCAGACTCAAGAGTGGAGGATAATGAGAAAAGAGGTTCTCGCTGGGGTTTTGGTGACCGTCATTCCCGTGTTGAAAGAAAGGAACATGAGGACCCTGAGATTAGCAAGGAGAAGGAGGTTCATGTCAAATCTTCAAGAGACCGTTCTGATGGGAAATGTTTGGCTACAGAGGATCGAGATACTCATTCTAAGAAACTGAAGGGTTTCATATCAGACAAGTTTACTACTGGCAATACTAATG AAGAGAAACAGACATCAATCTTAAAGCCTTCCCCCGGTGATGTTGATGCTGCAAAAGTTGCAGCTATGCAGGCTGCTGAATTAG TGAATAAAAACCTTGTTGGAACGGGTTACCTGACAACagatcaaaagaagaagttattgtggggaaaaaagaaaagcacgGCTTCAGAAGAG TCTGCTCATCGTTGGGATAATGCGAGTGCGCTAATTGGTGACCCTGAACGGCAAGAAAAGTTCAACAAACTTATG GGTGTGAAAGCGAAGGTAGTAAACCAAGAGCAAAACCTGGGCGAAGTCGAGGCCGAGAAGCAGAAAGAGTTGCAGATGGATCTAGAGAAGCAGTACACAGCAGGGTTAAGGAGGAGAGATGGACGAACAGTAGGGTTAGGTCTTTGA
- a CDS encoding pre-mRNA-splicing factor (unknown protein; FUNCTIONS IN: molecular_function unknown; INVOLVED IN: biological_process unknown; LOCATED IN: cellular_component unknown; EXPRESSED IN: 24 plant structures; EXPRESSED DURING: 15 growth stages.), with amino-acid sequence MDTELNSPPHDDGGDTTTAFRKPSNDGTSRKYRRRALADDGSSSSDGSPERNQSPNPKHSRKDSEPVHVRKEDRWESDRSRYGRGGVDSHRHDRYSRDDNYGYKRDEYNRHGRDARSTSRDSRGGRHSDRRRVETEYSRLRNDSDRSSHDKYSNSGHRVKSNEKGEDLSSGRRHSDSRVEDNEKRGSRWGFGDRHSRVERKEHEDPEISKEKEVHVKSSRDRSDGKCLATEDRDTHSKKLKGFISDKFTTGNTNAEEKQTSILKPSPGDVDAAKVAAMQAAELVNKNLVGTGYLTTDQKKKLLWGKKKSTASEESAHRWDNASALIGDPERQEKFNKLMGVKAKVVNQEQNLGEVEAEKQKELQMDLEKQYTAGLRRRDGRTVGLGL; translated from the exons ATGGACACCGAACTGAATTCTCCTCCGcatgatgatggtggtgataCCACTACCGCTTTTCGAAAGCCTTCCAATGACGGGACTAGCAGAAAATATCGCCGTCGAGCTTTAGCTGACGATGGCTCATCTTCATCTGATG GAAGTCCTGAACGTAATCAGAGCCCTAATCCAAAGCATTCTAGGAAAGATTCTGAACCAGTTCATGTGAGGAAAGAGGATAGATGGGAATCTGATCGCAGTCGTTATGGTAGAGGAGGTGTTGATTCACATAGACATGATAGGTACTCTAGGGATGATAATTACGGATATAAGCGTGATGAGTATAACAGACATGGGAGGGATGCGCGTTCTACTAGCCGTGATTCAAGAGGTGGCAGACATTCTGACCGTAGAAGAGTGGAGACTGAATATAGCAGGTTAAGAAATGACTCAGACAGAAGTTCCCATGATAAGTATAGCAACTCTGGACATAGAGTCAAAAGTAACGAGAAAGGTGAAGATTTGTCATCTGGTAGGAGACACTCAGACTCAAGAGTGGAGGATAATGAGAAAAGAGGTTCTCGCTGGGGTTTTGGTGACCGTCATTCCCGTGTTGAAAGAAAGGAACATGAGGACCCTGAGATTAGCAAGGAGAAGGAGGTTCATGTCAAATCTTCAAGAGACCGTTCTGATGGGAAATGTTTGGCTACAGAGGATCGAGATACTCATTCTAAGAAACTGAAGGGTTTCATATCAGACAAGTTTACTACTGGCAATACTAATG CAGAAGAGAAACAGACATCAATCTTAAAGCCTTCCCCCGGTGATGTTGATGCTGCAAAAGTTGCAGCTATGCAGGCTGCTGAATTAG TGAATAAAAACCTTGTTGGAACGGGTTACCTGACAACagatcaaaagaagaagttattgtggggaaaaaagaaaagcacgGCTTCAGAAGAG TCTGCTCATCGTTGGGATAATGCGAGTGCGCTAATTGGTGACCCTGAACGGCAAGAAAAGTTCAACAAACTTATG GGTGTGAAAGCGAAGGTAGTAAACCAAGAGCAAAACCTGGGCGAAGTCGAGGCCGAGAAGCAGAAAGAGTTGCAGATGGATCTAGAGAAGCAGTACACAGCAGGGTTAAGGAGGAGAGATGGACGAACAGTAGGGTTAGGTCTTTGA
- a CDS encoding Putative endonuclease or glycosyl hydrolase, with amino-acid sequence MYKSNFAVHSRSGFAGGKTFVLWDVEVCPIPDGLGPHDVFSNIKRVLMDNGYRGDVSTTPYTDLTKSNGDRDARLEVYMIDLYSCVVKEDGPLNLMLFVGDISSRSKDFFRVFRLLQSSSSDSSVPLSLTQDGICKALTFGEEVIIRECGERRKVPNSD; translated from the exons ATGTATAAGTCTAACTTCGCCGTCCATAGTAGGTCTGGCTTTGCTG GTGGGAAAACATTCGTCTTATGGGACGTCGAGGTTTGCCCTATCCCTGATGGTCTTGGTCCTCATGATGTTTTCAGTAACATAAAACGTGTCCTTATGGATAATGGTTATCGTGGTGATGTCTCAACTACACCTTATACCGATTTGACAAAATCAAATG GAGATAGAGATGCGAGACTTGAGGTGTATATGATAGACTTATATTCTTGTGTTGTGAAGGAAGATGGACCATTAAATTTGATGCTATTTGTCGGCGACATCTCATCACGCAGCAAGGACTTCTTCAGGGTTTTTCGTTTGTTGCAATCTAGCTCATCAGACTCATCAGTACCGCTATCTTTAACCCAAGATGGGATTTGCAAGGCCCTGACATTTGGAGAAGAGGTTATCATCAGGGAATGTGGGGAGCGTCGGAAGGTTCCAAATTCTGACTAG
- a CDS encoding Putative endonuclease or glycosyl hydrolase produces MRFPFCTGGKTFVLWDVEVCPIPDGLGPHDVFSNIKRVLMDNGYRGDVSTTPYTDLTKSNGEFNGIPVRHLSAGDRDARLEVYMIDLYSCVVKEDGPLNLMLFVGDISSRSKDFFRVFRLLQSSSSDSSVPLSLTQDGICKALTFGEEVIIRECGERRKVPNSD; encoded by the exons ATGCGTTTTCCGTTTTGTACAGGTGGGAAAACATTCGTCTTATGGGACGTCGAGGTTTGCCCTATCCCTGATGGTCTTGGTCCTCATGATGTTTTCAGTAACATAAAACGTGTCCTTATGGATAATGGTTATCGTGGTGATGTCTCAACTACACCTTATACCGATTTGACAAAATCAAATGGTGAGTTTAATGGTATTCCTGTCCGTCACCTATCCGCAG GAGATAGAGATGCGAGACTTGAGGTGTATATGATAGACTTATATTCTTGTGTTGTGAAGGAAGATGGACCATTAAATTTGATGCTATTTGTCGGCGACATCTCATCACGCAGCAAGGACTTCTTCAGGGTTTTTCGTTTGTTGCAATCTAGCTCATCAGACTCATCAGTACCGCTATCTTTAACCCAAGATGGGATTTGCAAGGCCCTGACATTTGGAGAAGAGGTTATCATCAGGGAATGTGGGGAGCGTCGGAAGGTTCCAAATTCTGACTAG
- a CDS encoding Putative endonuclease or glycosyl hydrolase encodes MYKSNFAVHSRSGFAGGKTFVLWDVEVCPIPDGLGPHDVFSNIKRVLMDNGYRGDVSTTPYTDLTKSNGEFNGIPVRHLSAGDRDARLEVYMIDLYSCVVKEDGPLNLMLFVGDISSRSKDFFRVFRLLQSSSSDSSVPLSLTQDGICKALTFGEEVIIRECGERRKVPNSD; translated from the exons ATGTATAAGTCTAACTTCGCCGTCCATAGTAGGTCTGGCTTTGCTG GTGGGAAAACATTCGTCTTATGGGACGTCGAGGTTTGCCCTATCCCTGATGGTCTTGGTCCTCATGATGTTTTCAGTAACATAAAACGTGTCCTTATGGATAATGGTTATCGTGGTGATGTCTCAACTACACCTTATACCGATTTGACAAAATCAAATGGTGAGTTTAATGGTATTCCTGTCCGTCACCTATCCGCAG GAGATAGAGATGCGAGACTTGAGGTGTATATGATAGACTTATATTCTTGTGTTGTGAAGGAAGATGGACCATTAAATTTGATGCTATTTGTCGGCGACATCTCATCACGCAGCAAGGACTTCTTCAGGGTTTTTCGTTTGTTGCAATCTAGCTCATCAGACTCATCAGTACCGCTATCTTTAACCCAAGATGGGATTTGCAAGGCCCTGACATTTGGAGAAGAGGTTATCATCAGGGAATGTGGGGAGCGTCGGAAGGTTCCAAATTCTGACTAG
- a CDS encoding pre-mRNA-splicing factor, which yields MDTELNSPPHDDGGDTTTAFRKPSNDGTSRKYRRRALADDGSSSSDGSPERNQSPNPKHSRKDSEPVHVRKEDRWESDRSRYGRGGVDSHRHDRYSRDDNYGYKRDEYNRHGRDARSTSRDSRGGRHSDRRRVETEYSRLRNDSDRSSHDKYSNSGHRVKSNEKGEDLSSGRRHSDSRVEDNEKRGSRWGFGDRHSRVERKEHEDPEISKEKEVHVKSSRDRSDGKCLATEDRDTHSKKLKGFISDKFTTGNTNEEKQTSILKPSPGDVDAAKVAAMQAAELVNKNLVGTGYLTTDQKKKLLWGKKKSTASEESAHRWDNASALIGDPERQEKFNKLMVNLILPSLRTCFASIDCFPTSVTIIM from the exons ATGGACACCGAACTGAATTCTCCTCCGcatgatgatggtggtgataCCACTACCGCTTTTCGAAAGCCTTCCAATGACGGGACTAGCAGAAAATATCGCCGTCGAGCTTTAGCTGACGATGGCTCATCTTCATCTGATG GAAGTCCTGAACGTAATCAGAGCCCTAATCCAAAGCATTCTAGGAAAGATTCTGAACCAGTTCATGTGAGGAAAGAGGATAGATGGGAATCTGATCGCAGTCGTTATGGTAGAGGAGGTGTTGATTCACATAGACATGATAGGTACTCTAGGGATGATAATTACGGATATAAGCGTGATGAGTATAACAGACATGGGAGGGATGCGCGTTCTACTAGCCGTGATTCAAGAGGTGGCAGACATTCTGACCGTAGAAGAGTGGAGACTGAATATAGCAGGTTAAGAAATGACTCAGACAGAAGTTCCCATGATAAGTATAGCAACTCTGGACATAGAGTCAAAAGTAACGAGAAAGGTGAAGATTTGTCATCTGGTAGGAGACACTCAGACTCAAGAGTGGAGGATAATGAGAAAAGAGGTTCTCGCTGGGGTTTTGGTGACCGTCATTCCCGTGTTGAAAGAAAGGAACATGAGGACCCTGAGATTAGCAAGGAGAAGGAGGTTCATGTCAAATCTTCAAGAGACCGTTCTGATGGGAAATGTTTGGCTACAGAGGATCGAGATACTCATTCTAAGAAACTGAAGGGTTTCATATCAGACAAGTTTACTACTGGCAATACTAATG AAGAGAAACAGACATCAATCTTAAAGCCTTCCCCCGGTGATGTTGATGCTGCAAAAGTTGCAGCTATGCAGGCTGCTGAATTAG TGAATAAAAACCTTGTTGGAACGGGTTACCTGACAACagatcaaaagaagaagttattgtggggaaaaaagaaaagcacgGCTTCAGAAGAG TCTGCTCATCGTTGGGATAATGCGAGTGCGCTAATTGGTGACCCTGAACGGCAAGAAAAGTTCAACAAACTTATGGTAAATCTCATCCTTCCTTCTCTACGTACATGTTTTGCTTCTATTGATTGTTTTCCTACCTCTGTGACCATCATAATGTAG
- a CDS encoding Putative endonuclease or glycosyl hydrolase: MDNGYRGDVSTTPYTDLTKSNGEFNGIPVRHLSAGDRDARLEVYMIDLYSCVVKEDGPLNLMLFVGDISSRSKDFFRVFRLLQSSSSDSSVPLSLTQDGICKALTFGEEVIIRECGERRKVPNSD, translated from the exons ATGGATAATGGTTATCGTGGTGATGTCTCAACTACACCTTATACCGATTTGACAAAATCAAATGGTGAGTTTAATGGTATTCCTGTCCGTCACCTATCCGCAG GAGATAGAGATGCGAGACTTGAGGTGTATATGATAGACTTATATTCTTGTGTTGTGAAGGAAGATGGACCATTAAATTTGATGCTATTTGTCGGCGACATCTCATCACGCAGCAAGGACTTCTTCAGGGTTTTTCGTTTGTTGCAATCTAGCTCATCAGACTCATCAGTACCGCTATCTTTAACCCAAGATGGGATTTGCAAGGCCCTGACATTTGGAGAAGAGGTTATCATCAGGGAATGTGGGGAGCGTCGGAAGGTTCCAAATTCTGACTAG
- a CDS encoding pre-mRNA-splicing factor (unknown protein; FUNCTIONS IN: molecular_function unknown; INVOLVED IN: biological_process unknown; LOCATED IN: cellular_component unknown; EXPRESSED IN: 24 plant structures; EXPRESSED DURING: 15 growth stages.) — protein MDTELNSPPHDDGGDTTTAFRKPSNDGTSRKYRRRALADDGSSSSDGSPERNQSPNPKHSRKDSEPVHVRKEDRWESDRSRYGRGGVDSHRHDRYSRDDNYGYKRDEYNRHGRDARSTSRDSRGGRHSDRRRVETEYSRLRNDSDRSSHDKYSNSGHRVKSNEKGEDLSSGRRHSDSRVEDNEKRGSRWGFGDRHSRVERKEHEDPEISKEKEVHVKSSRDRSDGKCLATEDRDTHSKKLKGFISDKFTTGNTNEEKQTSILKPSPGDVDAAKVAAMQAAELVNKNLVGTGYLTTDQKKKLLWGKKKSTASEESAHRWDNASALIGDPERQEKFNKLMSLRLRWCIIVGCESEGSKPRAKPGRSRGREAERVADGSREAVHSRVKEERWTNSRVRSLNLFGKLFAYSCLLLSNLLASSFCTLLLLLNPFISVTSMCVRIKCSNHVLRPP, from the exons ATGGACACCGAACTGAATTCTCCTCCGcatgatgatggtggtgataCCACTACCGCTTTTCGAAAGCCTTCCAATGACGGGACTAGCAGAAAATATCGCCGTCGAGCTTTAGCTGACGATGGCTCATCTTCATCTGATG GAAGTCCTGAACGTAATCAGAGCCCTAATCCAAAGCATTCTAGGAAAGATTCTGAACCAGTTCATGTGAGGAAAGAGGATAGATGGGAATCTGATCGCAGTCGTTATGGTAGAGGAGGTGTTGATTCACATAGACATGATAGGTACTCTAGGGATGATAATTACGGATATAAGCGTGATGAGTATAACAGACATGGGAGGGATGCGCGTTCTACTAGCCGTGATTCAAGAGGTGGCAGACATTCTGACCGTAGAAGAGTGGAGACTGAATATAGCAGGTTAAGAAATGACTCAGACAGAAGTTCCCATGATAAGTATAGCAACTCTGGACATAGAGTCAAAAGTAACGAGAAAGGTGAAGATTTGTCATCTGGTAGGAGACACTCAGACTCAAGAGTGGAGGATAATGAGAAAAGAGGTTCTCGCTGGGGTTTTGGTGACCGTCATTCCCGTGTTGAAAGAAAGGAACATGAGGACCCTGAGATTAGCAAGGAGAAGGAGGTTCATGTCAAATCTTCAAGAGACCGTTCTGATGGGAAATGTTTGGCTACAGAGGATCGAGATACTCATTCTAAGAAACTGAAGGGTTTCATATCAGACAAGTTTACTACTGGCAATACTAATG AAGAGAAACAGACATCAATCTTAAAGCCTTCCCCCGGTGATGTTGATGCTGCAAAAGTTGCAGCTATGCAGGCTGCTGAATTAG TGAATAAAAACCTTGTTGGAACGGGTTACCTGACAACagatcaaaagaagaagttattgtggggaaaaaagaaaagcacgGCTTCAGAAGAG TCTGCTCATCGTTGGGATAATGCGAGTGCGCTAATTGGTGACCCTGAACGGCAAGAAAAGTTCAACAAACTTATG AGTCTGAGGTTGCGTTGGTGCATCATTGTAGGGTGTGAAAGCGAAGGTAGTAAACCAAGAGCAAAACCTGGGCGAAGTCGAGGCCGAGAAGCAGAAAGAGTTGCAGATGGATCTAGAGAAGCAGTACACAGCAGGGTTAAGGAGGAGAGATGGACGAACAGTAGGGTTAGGTCTTTGAACCTCTTTGGTAAATTGTTCGCATACTCTTGTCTCCTTCTAAGCAATCTTTTAGCATCTTCTTTTTGTACTCTACTACTCTTGCTAAATCCCTTTATTTCAGTTACCTCAATGTGTGTAAGAATTAAGTGCAGTAACCATGTTTTGAGACCACCctag